A segment of the Flavobacterium azooxidireducens genome:
CTACTTTTTCGGTGAATAATTTTTGTTCTTTACAATATTTATTCACAGCTTGTTTAGATATAGTAACAACCTTGTACAGACTATTTAAAGAGAAACTTACTTTTTCTTTGTTCTCTCTAAACCATTGGATTGTAGGGTGCTTGAGTTTTTTTTAATGTCAATATTTAGCTCATCTTTGGCAATATCAATCATCTTTTCCAAATACTCAATCTGAATTTGCTTCTGACCAACTATTTGCTCCAAACTTTTAATTTTCTGCTCTAGCTCTTTTAGCTTTTGAGTGTTACTTTCTTTCATCTCAACAACCCGTATTCCTTTTTTGTTAAAGGTAGAAAATTTATAAATCCATTGATAAATAGATTTATTACAGATACCATATAATTTTTCTAATTGATAAACACTGTAAATTCCGCTTTCATATAACGAAACTATTTC
Coding sequences within it:
- a CDS encoding transposase, which codes for MKANLRKIKKYRFYSTEFKQEIVSLYESGIYSVYQLEKLYGICNKSIYQWIYKFSTFNKKGIRVVEMKESNTQKLKELEQKIKSLEQIVGQKQIQIEYLEKMIDIAKDELNIDIKKNSSTLQSNGLERTKKK